GTCCAGAAAGAAGGGAGGAGTTGTGTCCCTTCAGGAAGGAAGGAAAAGCTAGTTGTGCAGGAAGTAGCTGATGAAGCCCTTGGAGCGCTTTTCAGGAGCTTCGTGCTTGTATTCGTTGTAGAGGAAAGCAATGCCCAGAAGGGCGGTGGCGAATACAACAGAAGCGAAGACAATGCGCTGGCCGAGGTCATAGCTGCCGACTACAAGGTCCTGAACGGTGAAAGTGATGATCATCAGCAGCGGAATCAAAGCAAAAGACATGGTTTTTCTCCAAAGAGTGTATGTTTTTTTCGACGCAGCCTGCTGTGCAGGGGGCACTGCGTCTGAATTTTGAATGCATCAATAGGGCGCAATTATACGCGTCCGGAAGTTGTGCACCGTTGTGATAAGCGTTGCATTGTTCCGGAAGTGTTATTTGACATCACACAGATCACAACAATAGCAATTGTGAAAATATGATCAAGTGCGGTGTCTTCGCAGGTCTTTTGGTGGACGTGCAGGGCAAATAGTCTGTAAAGGCATTTCGTGAAATAAGTCACATTGCGAACATCTCATGCAATGCGTCATCGTTTCACGAACACGTGTCGATAGCCAAGAAGCAGGATATCGAGCGAAGAATTGCAGTACCAATACGGTACTGATGCATGCAGTCATTGCGTGAGATCAAAATACGCATGTTTGCGAAATGCGCAAACGAAAAAAATTCATGTCGGTAAGAAGTAAAATTGATTAACTGACCAGCGTGACATCGGGCTGGGAGGGGAGGAAATAACACCAGCCATCATTATATAACAAAGTTGGGGAGTAAGGGCGTGCAGGCGCCTGAATGCTTGACGCGTTTTCTCCTTGGGTCTAGTTTGGCGCAGCCTGAAAGGGCGGCTTCAGCCCGTTGCTGCTTTGCACTTCCCTGGCTTTTTCCTCAGTTCGGCCGTGTGTCCGGAGTGAGAAAAATGCTTCTCAGGTTTAACTTTGCACTAATCCGCTAAATATAACGGGGGCATTATGTCCATTGATGATGAAATTCTGGATATGCGCGACGATCTGGCCGATGCCGTCATAGAAGCACTTCTTGAATCCGGCTATCGGGATCTCAAGGCGGAAGGCTATGAAGACTTTCCCGCGCCTGACCCAGTCGGCGGACATATTCCGGACATCACGGCCAAGAACAAGAAGGGTATTACCTTCATCTTTGAAGTAATCACCAAGGAATTCTTCGCCGAGCAGGAAGTGGCCGACAGAATGAAGGCCTTTGCCGAGTTCGGAAACGAGAAGGAAGCCCAGTTCGTGGTTATCGTTCCCGAAGGTGAAGAAGGCTTTGCCAGTGCCTTTATTGAAGATCTGGAAATTCCCGAAGACAGCGTGGAGATCTGGGAAGCCTAGATTCCCCGTGATCTCCTTTTCGTCTTTTCACGATGGCGGGTCTTGCGACGCGCCATTTTCCTTCGTTGTTTTGCAGGAGTCTCAGGTACATGCCTACGAGTATTGGGATTAACGGATTCGGGCGCATAGGGCGCTACATGGCTCGTCTGCTGGGGGAACAACCTGCTGCCGGAAACGGCGGGGATGAGTCTTTGCGTTCGGATGAATCCTTGCGTCTGGCGGTAGTGAACGACATCATGTCTCTGGAAGAGGCCCGCCATCTGCTCCGTTACGATTCCATACATCGCCGCTTTGACGGCGTTATGCCGCACGATGAGGGATTCCTGCTGGCTGGCAAACCTGTCCGCTATACCACCGTGCAGCCTGCGGGGTGGAACTGGGATGGCGTGGATATTCTCGTGGAATCCGCAGGGCCTTTTGCGGACAGGGCCAGCAACGAACGGCATCTTGCCGCCGGTGCGAGGCGCGTGGTGGTTGCCTGTCCGGCACCTGAGGCGGATGTAACCATCATTCCCGGGGTAAACGACAACGAGCTTCTGCCGGAGCACAGAATAATCTCCTGTGCTTCCTGCACCACCAACTGTCTGGCGTTGCCCGCGCAGCACATTCTGCGCGAGTTCGGTATTCGCAGCGGGCATATGACGACCATTCATCCCTACACGCTGCGCCAGCGTCTTCTGGATGGTTCGCACTCAGACCTGCGCCGCGCCCGTGCCTGCGGCATGAACATGCTGCCCACGCCGGTCGGTGCCGCCTGTACTGTGGCCAAGGTGCTGCCCGGGCTGGAAGGAAAGCTGCACGGTCTTGCCTTCCGTGTGCCCACGGCCAGCGTTTCGCTGATCGATCTGGTCTGTGAACTGGAACGCCCCGCAACGGTGGCACAGGTGAACGACCTGCTGCGAAGCCATGCGGATGAGCATATGGGATATAGCGAAGAGCCGCTCGTTTCAGCCGACTACACGGGCTGTACCTACGGCAGTGTGGTGGACGGGGCGCTTACTTCCGTCATGGACGGCAGCATGCTGCGTATTGTGGTGTGGTATGATAACGAGGCGAGCTTTACCAACCAGCTGTTGCGGCTGGTGCGTTCAGTCCGCCGTGTTGCCGGATTGTAGATTTTCCTGAACGGGGCCCGATCAGGCCCCGGTTCCTTTTCTGATAGCGTGAAGAAAGCGCGATCGCAGCGCATCGCCCATCAAAGCCTTTTTGACCGGCGACAGCTTCAGAAAGCCCCCCACCAGCCCCCGCATGAATTCCTGCGTACGGCTGTTGGGATTGTCGAAAATGAGATTCTGGAAGGTGCCGCGCTCCAGACATTGCAGAATAACGCGCTCGAAAGTGTCTTCCGGATGGAACACCTTGCGGGCGCGTTTTTTCAATTGCAGCGCCCCCTGCTTGCAGCGCAGGGCGCATACGCCGCAGCCAAGGCAGATGGAATCGTCTATCTCTGCGGTACGCCGTTTCTTGGGTTTGCCGCTTGCGCCGGTTTCTCCGGTCAGTTCTTCGCGTATATGGATGGCGTCTATGGGGCAGGCCTTGGCGCACAGTCCGCAGCCGTTGCAGGTCTGCGTGTCGCACTCGGCTATGAAGCTGGATGAGACCAGCACCCCGGCGTAGCCGGATTCCTTGATGCCGTGCATGAGATTGCAGCAGCAGCCGCAGCAGTGGCAGATGAAACCGGCTCCCTGCCGGACGTTATCCGTGGACAGGGTGAAGCCCATGTCGCGGGAGCGGGCCAGAATGTCGAGCATCTCTGCCCTGTCTATCCGGCGGGCAAAGTTGTTGCGGATGAGAAAGTCGGCACCGGACCCCATGGAGGTGCAGGTCTCCAGCGTCACGTCGCATTGCTGAGTGCCCAGATGGTGCTTTTCATGGCGGCAGGAGCATAGGCCCACGGCAAAGACGGTGTTTTCCGCAATCAGGGTAGAGGCCTTTTCGTAGTCCAGAATCTCCACATGGTCCACGTCCGCAACGGTTTCCTCATGAGGCAGCGCCCGCATGACCGAGATGATCTGCCCGTCGCCGAAGTTGGCTTCCATAAAACTCTTGTCACCGAACATGTAGCGCTGGAAAAGCTCTGCCCATTGTACGGGTTTGAGGTCGCCTTTGGTGCGCATCATGGTGAATTCGAAAAAGCCGATGACGAAGGGGCTGATCATGTAAAGGTACTGATCTTTTTCCCATATGTCGCAGACCAGCCCTTTGCCGCACAAAGCCTCTAGCTTCGGGCGCAGCGTTGCGGCGGGGTGTCCGGTTACGGCTGCTACCCGCTCCAGCGTTGAAGGACGGTAGGGCATTCTGACGATGAGCTCTGCTTCTTCGGGTGAGTAGAGGCTGGTCAGCAGTTCGCGGAAGGCGGGAGTCCATGGGGTGCGCACGGAGGTGTTGTCTATCTTGTCCCCGAGCTGGCGGTAGATGTCTTTGGCTACGATGTGTCCCATGTTCTGTTCTGCCTCCTGTGCAAAAAAAGGCCGGGTTACCCGGCCTTTTTCGTGATTTCGAAATGCGGGGCTACAGGCCCAGCTGGTACGTGACAGCGAGTAGCTGTGCTGCGGCACCGATGATGGCGAGAGGTACCGCAATGGTCATGGAAACCTTGTGGCGCAGAGGCGTTTCGCTGCGCATTACGCGAATCCAGAAGGCGGCGGCAGCCAGCGGCATGACGGCGGCGGTGAGCCAGCACCACATGGTGAGGTTGTCTGTGGCGGGCGTACCCAGCACCGGCTGCAGCATGAAGAACAGCCATGCTGCCGGTGCAAGCTGCATCAGGGTGGGCATGAGAGCCCACTTGGCAGCGGAAGGGACGGCAAACTTGTAGTAGTCGCGGCCGAAGTCGTCACGGTTGCGGCGCAGTATCAGGTAGCACTGAGTCAGCATGCCCGAGGCGCCGAATCCTCCGAGAAGGCTCTGAATGAAAACAGGCCACGTGGGGGAGGAAGGAGATATGGTGTATATGGCAGCAAAAATTTCCATGGTTCCTGCGCCTGCGGGAATGACATGGCCTTCACGCAGCATGCTGCCTGCAAGACCGTAGCAGAGGAACAGGGCAAACAGCATGGAGATGGCGGCAAAAAGGCCGATGAGCATATGCAGGCTTTTGCTCTGACGCATGCTTTTCCACAGCAGGGTGTAGGCCATGAGCAGCGCAAAGGAGAAGGTTACGGCACCGAGGCTGGCCATGAGGGGCAGTCTGAATGGCCCCTGAAACAGTTCCGGGTTCTGTATGGTAAGATGCACCGCACCGGCGGCAATGGCGGTGAAGAAGAGGCAGCCGAGGGTGGTAGCCATGGTGGCTATCTGCTTGGCAAGCTTGTCGTGAAAGGTCTTCTTGTGCAGGACGGCAAGCTGCTGGTTGACAACGGCGATAGCCGGACTTGCCGCAATGGCAAGCAGTACCAGTCCGATGCAGCTCGCAACGATGGCTGTTACAGCCTGTGCCGGAGAGATGAGCATAGGGGTCATGCTGCTGAGGCTCCTTTGATGCTATTGGAGACGGAACGGGCGGGGCGGGTGCGGCCCTCTGGTGCGGATAGCGCGGCGTCTGCGCTTGCCGGACCGTTCTGTCGGCAACGGTCTTGTGCCTGAAAAATGCCATATGTGCAAGGCTGGCATGCAGACTGCAACAGGAAACAGCAATACTAACGCGCATTGTTCCTTGAAAAAAATCCCTGTCTCGCCTATGGATGAAAGGCATGGTGTAACTGGCGGGTATTGTGCGTTCGAAAGTTGTTTCGGGCACACCAGCTCTTTCCAGCAGAGGCGGACATCGCCTTTTTTCCTGCTTGCAGGCAAAAGATGCAGACATTGCCGGAGGCAAAGTATGGCTTTTCGTGTCGACCGGATGGTTGGTTGTATTCTGATTGCAATGTGCGCGGCATGCGCTCCCCAGCAGGGAGAGCAGAGCAGAGCGGCCAGCGACGAGTGGCGGCTGCAGAATATTGAAGCGCGTTTTCTGGAGTTTCAGGAAAGCCAGAAGGAGCGCGAGGCACAGTTGCAGACCAGGGTGCAGGATCTTGACGGCCAGCTTTCCGCAGTGCGGCAGGAACTGAACGATACCAAGACCAAGGCCGGTGAATTGCAGGCGGAAACGGCTGCTTTGAAGGAAGCTCTGCGTGCCCGTCTGGTGGCAGCGGGAGAGGCGCCTCTTGCCGATGTTCCCAAGGCCGCTCCCAAGCCGGTTCCGGCTGCCAGTGCAACGGCCAAAGCTGCACCGGAAAAAATGACTGCGTCAGCGAAGAAGGCCGCACCACAAAAGAAGGTGGCGGAAAAGGCGGCTCCAAAGGCTGCCGAACCTGAAGCCAAAGCTCCTGCTCCAGCCCCTGCTCCGGTCCCGGCCTCTGCTCCGGCCATGGCAGCCGCACCTGCTGCGGAAAAGCCTTCCGCTGCTGAAACTGTCGTG
This region of Desulfovibrio subterraneus genomic DNA includes:
- a CDS encoding type I glyceraldehyde-3-phosphate dehydrogenase, which encodes MPTSIGINGFGRIGRYMARLLGEQPAAGNGGDESLRSDESLRLAVVNDIMSLEEARHLLRYDSIHRRFDGVMPHDEGFLLAGKPVRYTTVQPAGWNWDGVDILVESAGPFADRASNERHLAAGARRVVVACPAPEADVTIIPGVNDNELLPEHRIISCASCTTNCLALPAQHILREFGIRSGHMTTIHPYTLRQRLLDGSHSDLRRARACGMNMLPTPVGAACTVAKVLPGLEGKLHGLAFRVPTASVSLIDLVCELERPATVAQVNDLLRSHADEHMGYSEEPLVSADYTGCTYGSVVDGALTSVMDGSMLRIVVWYDNEASFTNQLLRLVRSVRRVAGL
- a CDS encoding ATP-binding protein, which gives rise to MGHIVAKDIYRQLGDKIDNTSVRTPWTPAFRELLTSLYSPEEAELIVRMPYRPSTLERVAAVTGHPAATLRPKLEALCGKGLVCDIWEKDQYLYMISPFVIGFFEFTMMRTKGDLKPVQWAELFQRYMFGDKSFMEANFGDGQIISVMRALPHEETVADVDHVEILDYEKASTLIAENTVFAVGLCSCRHEKHHLGTQQCDVTLETCTSMGSGADFLIRNNFARRIDRAEMLDILARSRDMGFTLSTDNVRQGAGFICHCCGCCCNLMHGIKESGYAGVLVSSSFIAECDTQTCNGCGLCAKACPIDAIHIREELTGETGASGKPKKRRTAEIDDSICLGCGVCALRCKQGALQLKKRARKVFHPEDTFERVILQCLERGTFQNLIFDNPNSRTQEFMRGLVGGFLKLSPVKKALMGDALRSRFLHAIRKGTGA
- the ybgF gene encoding tol-pal system protein YbgF, giving the protein MAFRVDRMVGCILIAMCAACAPQQGEQSRAASDEWRLQNIEARFLEFQESQKEREAQLQTRVQDLDGQLSAVRQELNDTKTKAGELQAETAALKEALRARLVAAGEAPLADVPKAAPKPVPAASATAKAAPEKMTASAKKAAPQKKVAEKAAPKAAEPEAKAPAPAPAPVPASAPAMAAAPAAEKPSAAETVVVGDASGGPEKLYEEGVTLVRAGDVEKGRKLLDQFIGDNPNHTLVPNALYWMGETYYHEKRYAQAVLTFKEVVRRFPKHDKAAASMLKTGFSYEKLGDKSNARFYLQTLVEDYPSSSPAEMARKRLASL